From the genome of Prevotella herbatica, one region includes:
- the rpoB gene encoding DNA-directed RNA polymerase subunit beta: MTKVVDNRVNFASVHNPLPYPDFLDVQLKSFRDFLQLDTPPEERKNDGLYKVFAENFPITDTRNNFVLEFLDYFIDPPRYSIDECLERGLTYSVPLKAKMKLYCTDPDHEDFGTFIQDVFLGTIPYMTQNGTFVINGAERVVVSQLHRSPGVFFGQGVHANGTVLYSARIIPFKGSWIEFATDINNVMYAYIDRKKKLPVTTLLRAMGYEQDKDILKIFDLAEEVKVNKKNIKAAIGRKLAARVLKSWNEDFVDEDTGEVVSIERNEVIMERETELTEDNIDEILESGASSILLHKDEEAANKYTIIFNTLAKDPSNSEKEAVNYIYRQLRNADPADDASAREVFQNLFFSDKRYDLGEVGRYRINKKLGLTTDMDTRVLTKDDIIEIIKYLIQLVNSNATVDDIDHLSNRRVRTVGEQLANQFAIGLARMSRTIRERMNVRDNEVFTPTDLINAKTISSVINSFFGTNPLSQFMDQTNPLAEVTHKRRLSALGPGGLSRERAGFEVRDVHYTHYGRLCPIESPEGPNIGLISSLCIYAKINDLGFIITPYRTVTDAKVDMKNEDVIYLTAEEEEEKIIGQGNAPLTVDGAFIKDTVKCRQDADYPVVSPDQIDLVDVSPQQIASVSASLIPFLEHDDGHRALMGCNMMRQAVPLIHNDAPIVGTGLEKQVCEDSRTMITAEGDGVIEYVDATTIRILYDRTEEEEFVSFEPVLKEYRIPKFRRTNQNMTIDLRPICSKGQRVKAGDILTEGYATENGELALGRNLLVAYIPWKGYNYEDAVVISERMVRDDVLTSVHVDEYSLDVRETKRGVEEFTSDIPNVSEEATKDLDDNGVIRVGARVEPGDILIGKISPKGESDPSPEEKLLRAIFGDKAGDVKDSSLKANPSLSGVVIDKKLFSRAVKTRESKKQDKMILAKIDEEYEAKNDDLKDILVDKLMTLTEGKICQGVKDYTDAEIITKGSKFTKTSLKNLEYDGIQSNNWTEDEHTNGLIQMLIMNYIRKYKLLDAEMKRKKFAISIGDELPSGILQMAKVYVAKKRKIQVGDKLAGRHGNKGIVSKVVRTEDMPFMADGRPVDLVLNPMGVPSRMNLGQIFEAILGAAGQKLGCKFATPIFDGAKLADLKEWTDKAGLPNLCSTYLYDGETGEKFDQPATVGVTYFLKLGHMVEDKMHARSIGPYSLITQQPLGGKAQFGGQRFGEMEVWAIEAFGASHVLQEILTLKSDDTVGRSKAYEAIVKGDPMPTPGIPESLNVLLHELRGLGLSIKLD; this comes from the coding sequence ATGACAAAAGTTGTTGATAACAGAGTAAATTTTGCCAGCGTGCATAATCCGCTACCATATCCGGATTTTCTCGATGTGCAGTTGAAGTCTTTCCGCGACTTCTTACAGTTGGACACTCCGCCTGAGGAACGCAAGAATGACGGTCTATATAAAGTTTTCGCAGAGAACTTCCCTATAACCGACACGCGTAATAATTTCGTTCTTGAGTTCTTGGATTACTTTATTGATCCGCCTAGATATTCTATTGATGAATGTCTTGAGCGTGGTCTGACATATAGTGTACCTTTGAAGGCTAAGATGAAACTGTACTGTACAGATCCTGATCATGAGGATTTTGGGACTTTTATTCAAGATGTATTCTTGGGTACTATCCCATATATGACACAGAATGGTACTTTTGTAATTAATGGTGCTGAACGTGTTGTAGTTTCACAGTTGCATCGTTCTCCAGGTGTTTTCTTTGGTCAGGGTGTGCATGCAAACGGTACTGTTCTTTATAGTGCCCGCATTATCCCATTTAAGGGTTCTTGGATTGAATTCGCTACTGACATTAATAATGTCATGTATGCTTATATTGACCGTAAGAAGAAATTACCTGTTACAACTCTTCTCCGTGCAATGGGCTATGAGCAGGATAAGGATATCCTGAAAATATTTGACCTTGCTGAGGAAGTTAAAGTTAACAAGAAAAATATTAAGGCAGCTATTGGTCGCAAACTTGCGGCTCGTGTATTGAAGAGCTGGAACGAAGATTTCGTTGATGAGGATACTGGTGAGGTAGTTTCTATTGAGCGCAATGAAGTTATCATGGAGCGTGAGACAGAACTTACCGAGGACAATATTGATGAAATTCTTGAGAGTGGTGCTTCATCTATCTTGCTTCACAAGGACGAAGAGGCTGCTAACAAGTATACTATCATCTTTAATACATTAGCAAAGGATCCTAGTAACTCAGAAAAAGAGGCTGTAAATTATATCTACCGCCAGTTGCGTAATGCAGATCCTGCTGATGATGCAAGTGCTCGTGAAGTATTCCAGAACTTGTTCTTCTCTGATAAGCGTTATGATCTTGGTGAGGTTGGTCGCTACCGAATCAACAAGAAGCTTGGTCTTACTACAGACATGGATACACGTGTTTTGACCAAGGATGATATTATTGAGATTATTAAGTATCTTATCCAGTTGGTTAATTCTAATGCAACTGTTGATGATATTGACCACTTGAGTAACCGCCGTGTACGCACAGTTGGTGAACAATTGGCTAATCAGTTTGCTATTGGTCTTGCACGTATGAGCCGCACAATCCGTGAGCGTATGAATGTACGCGATAACGAGGTGTTCACTCCTACTGACTTGATTAACGCTAAGACAATATCAAGCGTTATAAATTCTTTCTTTGGAACTAACCCTCTAAGTCAGTTCATGGACCAGACTAACCCACTTGCTGAGGTTACTCACAAGCGTCGTTTGTCAGCTTTAGGTCCTGGCGGTCTTTCTCGTGAACGCGCAGGATTTGAGGTTCGTGATGTGCATTACACTCACTACGGTCGTCTTTGTCCTATTGAGAGTCCTGAAGGACCTAACATCGGACTTATTTCTTCTTTATGTATATATGCTAAGATAAACGATCTAGGATTTATTATCACTCCTTATAGAACAGTTACTGATGCTAAGGTTGATATGAAGAACGAAGATGTTATTTATCTTACAGCCGAGGAAGAAGAAGAGAAAATTATTGGTCAGGGTAATGCTCCTCTAACTGTAGATGGCGCATTTATAAAAGATACTGTTAAGTGTCGTCAGGATGCTGACTATCCTGTTGTTTCACCTGACCAGATTGACTTGGTGGATGTTTCTCCACAGCAGATAGCTTCTGTTTCTGCATCACTTATTCCATTCTTGGAGCATGATGACGGACACCGTGCGCTGATGGGTTGTAATATGATGCGTCAGGCTGTTCCACTTATTCATAATGATGCTCCTATCGTTGGTACAGGTCTTGAAAAGCAGGTTTGCGAAGATTCACGTACAATGATTACTGCTGAAGGTGATGGTGTTATTGAATATGTAGACGCAACAACGATTCGTATTCTTTACGATCGTACAGAAGAAGAAGAATTTGTTAGTTTTGAGCCTGTTCTTAAGGAATATCGTATTCCTAAGTTCCGCCGTACTAACCAAAATATGACAATCGACCTTCGTCCTATTTGTAGTAAGGGACAGCGTGTTAAGGCTGGTGATATTCTTACAGAAGGTTATGCTACAGAAAATGGTGAATTAGCACTAGGTCGCAACTTACTTGTTGCTTATATTCCTTGGAAGGGATATAACTATGAGGATGCTGTTGTTATCTCTGAACGTATGGTTCGTGATGACGTGTTGACATCTGTACATGTAGATGAATATTCTCTTGATGTACGTGAGACAAAGCGTGGTGTTGAGGAATTCACTTCAGATATTCCAAATGTAAGCGAAGAAGCTACAAAGGATCTTGATGATAATGGTGTAATTCGTGTTGGTGCTCGTGTTGAGCCAGGCGATATCCTTATCGGTAAGATCTCACCTAAGGGTGAGAGTGATCCTTCTCCAGAAGAGAAGTTGCTTCGTGCTATTTTCGGTGACAAGGCTGGTGATGTTAAGGATTCTTCTTTGAAAGCTAATCCTTCATTGAGCGGTGTCGTTATTGATAAAAAGTTGTTCTCTCGCGCTGTAAAGACTCGTGAGTCAAAGAAGCAGGATAAGATGATCCTTGCAAAGATTGATGAAGAGTATGAGGCAAAGAATGATGACTTGAAAGATATCTTAGTAGACAAATTGATGACTCTTACTGAAGGTAAGATTTGTCAGGGTGTTAAAGATTATACTGATGCTGAAATCATTACAAAGGGTAGTAAGTTCACTAAGACTTCACTTAAAAACCTTGAGTATGATGGAATTCAAAGCAATAACTGGACTGAAGACGAACATACTAATGGTTTGATTCAAATGCTTATCATGAACTATATACGTAAGTATAAACTTCTTGATGCAGAGATGAAACGTAAGAAGTTCGCTATTTCTATTGGTGATGAACTTCCTTCAGGTATTCTTCAGATGGCAAAGGTTTATGTAGCTAAGAAGCGTAAAATTCAGGTTGGTGATAAACTTGCCGGTCGACACGGTAACAAGGGTATCGTTTCTAAGGTTGTACGTACAGAGGATATGCCATTTATGGCTGACGGACGTCCTGTTGACTTGGTACTAAACCCAATGGGTGTGCCTTCTCGTATGAACTTGGGACAGATATTCGAGGCTATTCTTGGTGCTGCTGGACAAAAGTTGGGATGCAAGTTTGCTACCCCTATCTTTGATGGTGCTAAACTTGCCGACTTGAAGGAATGGACAGATAAGGCTGGACTGCCAAATCTATGTTCAACATATCTTTATGACGGTGAAACCGGTGAGAAGTTTGACCAGCCTGCAACTGTAGGTGTAACTTACTTCTTGAAACTCGGACACATGGTTGAGGATAAGATGCATGCTCGTTCTATCGGTCCTTACTCTCTTATTACTCAGCAACCACTTGGTGGTAAGGCTCAGTTCGGAGGTCAGCGTTTTGGAGAAATGGAGGTTTGGGCTATTGAGGCATTTGGTGCTAGCCATGTTCTTCAGGAAATCCTTACTCTTAAGTCTGATGACACTGTTGGTCGTAGCAAGGCTTATGAGGCAATTGTCAAGGGAGATCCTATGCCAACTCCTGGTATTCCAGAGTCACTGAACGTGTTGCTGCACGAACTCCGTGGTCTTGGTTTAAGTATCAAACTCGATTAA
- the rplL gene encoding 50S ribosomal protein L7/L12 — translation MADVKAIAEELVNLTVKEVNELATVLKDEYGIEPAAAAVAVAAGPAAGGAAAAEEKSSFDVVLVEVGATKLQVVKAVKEACGLGLKEAKDIVDGAPATVKEGVAKDEAENLKKVIEEAGAKVELK, via the coding sequence ATGGCAGACGTTAAAGCTATTGCAGAAGAATTAGTAAATCTTACTGTTAAAGAAGTAAATGAGTTGGCAACAGTCCTTAAGGACGAGTATGGTATTGAGCCTGCTGCAGCAGCTGTTGCTGTAGCTGCTGGTCCTGCTGCAGGTGGTGCAGCAGCAGCTGAGGAGAAGTCTTCTTTCGACGTAGTTCTCGTTGAGGTTGGCGCTACAAAGCTTCAGGTTGTTAAGGCAGTTAAAGAAGCTTGTGGCCTAGGTCTTAAGGAAGCTAAGGACATCGTAGACGGTGCTCCTGCTACTGTTAAGGAAGGCGTTGCTAAGGACGAGGCTGAGAACCTTAAGAAGGTTATCGAAGAGGCTGGTGCTAAGGTAGAGTTGAAGTAA
- the rplJ gene encoding 50S ribosomal protein L10 — translation MKKEVKDTIIVELGKMLGEFPHFYLVDVTGLNAEATSNLRRKCFKSEIKMVVVKNTLLHKAFEASDIDFEPLYVALKGTTAVMFTNTANVPAKLLKEYEKEEIPALKAAYVEESIYVGVDKLPELAALKSKNEVIAEIISLLQSPAKNVVSALQSGANTIHGVLTTLGERPE, via the coding sequence ATGAAGAAAGAAGTAAAAGATACTATTATTGTTGAACTTGGTAAGATGTTGGGTGAGTTCCCTCACTTCTATTTGGTAGATGTTACTGGATTGAATGCTGAGGCTACAAGTAATCTCCGTCGCAAGTGCTTCAAGAGTGAAATTAAGATGGTTGTTGTGAAGAATACTCTTCTTCACAAGGCTTTCGAGGCTTCAGATATTGATTTTGAGCCTTTGTATGTAGCACTTAAGGGTACTACAGCTGTAATGTTCACAAATACAGCTAATGTTCCTGCTAAGTTGCTAAAAGAATACGAAAAGGAAGAAATTCCTGCACTCAAGGCTGCTTATGTTGAGGAAAGCATCTATGTTGGTGTTGATAAACTCCCTGAGCTTGCAGCTCTTAAGAGCAAGAACGAAGTTATCGCAGAGATTATCTCTCTGTTGCAGTCTCCTGCAAAGAACGTTGTTTCAGCTCTTCAATCAGGCGCAAACACCATCCATGGTGTACTTACGACTTTAGGTGAGCGTCCTGAATAA
- the rplA gene encoding 50S ribosomal protein L1: protein MSKLTKNQKSVAEKVEAGKAYTLKEASELVKEITTTKFDASLDIDVRLGVDPRKANQMVRGVVSLPNGTGKTTRVLALCTPDQEAAAKEAGADYVGLDEYVEKIKGGWTDIDVIITMPSCMGKIGPIGRILGPRGLMPNPKSGTVTMDVAKAVKEVKQGKIDFKVDKAGIIHTSIGKVNMTTEQIYGNAKEFILTVIKLKPAAAKGTYIKSIFISSTMSKGIKIDPKSVESL from the coding sequence ATGAGTAAACTGACAAAAAATCAAAAATCAGTAGCTGAAAAGGTTGAAGCAGGGAAGGCATACACATTGAAAGAAGCTTCAGAACTTGTTAAGGAAATTACCACAACAAAGTTTGACGCGTCTCTGGATATTGATGTACGTCTGGGTGTAGACCCACGTAAGGCTAATCAGATGGTTCGCGGTGTTGTTTCACTGCCAAACGGAACTGGTAAGACTACTCGTGTGCTTGCTCTCTGTACTCCTGATCAGGAAGCTGCCGCTAAGGAAGCTGGTGCTGACTATGTTGGTCTTGATGAATATGTCGAGAAAATCAAAGGTGGTTGGACAGACATTGATGTCATCATTACTATGCCTTCATGTATGGGTAAGATTGGACCTATCGGACGTATCCTTGGTCCTCGTGGCTTGATGCCTAACCCTAAGAGTGGCACTGTAACAATGGACGTTGCTAAGGCAGTAAAAGAAGTAAAGCAAGGTAAAATAGACTTTAAGGTAGATAAGGCTGGTATTATCCATACTTCTATCGGTAAGGTTAATATGACTACTGAGCAGATTTATGGTAACGCAAAGGAATTTATCCTTACAGTTATCAAATTGAAACCTGCTGCTGCTAAAGGTACATATATTAAGAGTATCTTTATTTCTAGCACTATGAGTAAGGGTATCAAAATTGATCCTAAATCAGTTGAATCACTCTAA
- the rplK gene encoding 50S ribosomal protein L11 yields MAKEVAGLIKLQIKGGAANPSPPVGPALGSKGINIMGFCKEFNARTQDKAGKILPVVITYYTDKSFSFIIKTPPAAVQLKEVAKIKTASSQPNRQKVASVTWEQIKGIAEDKMTDLNCFTVESAMKLIAGTARSMGITVKGDFPGE; encoded by the coding sequence ATGGCTAAAGAAGTTGCTGGTTTAATCAAATTACAGATTAAGGGTGGCGCTGCGAATCCTTCCCCACCAGTAGGTCCTGCATTGGGATCTAAGGGTATCAATATTATGGGATTCTGCAAGGAGTTTAACGCCCGTACCCAGGATAAGGCAGGTAAGATCCTACCTGTTGTTATTACTTACTATACAGACAAGTCATTTAGCTTCATAATCAAGACTCCTCCTGCAGCTGTTCAGTTGAAAGAGGTTGCTAAGATTAAGACTGCTTCATCTCAGCCTAATCGTCAAAAAGTTGCTTCTGTAACTTGGGAACAGATTAAGGGTATTGCTGAAGACAAAATGACAGACCTCAATTGTTTCACAGTTGAGTCTGCTATGAAGCTGATTGCTGGTACTGCTCGTAGTATGGGTATTACTGTAAAAGGGGACTTCCCTGGTGAATAA
- the nusG gene encoding transcription termination/antitermination protein NusG, whose translation MAETGNKWYVLRAVSGKEAKLKEYIEAEMKHNELLNTHVSQVLIPTEKHASLCNGKRVVKEKISLPGYIFVEAKLVGDVAHTLRFIPNCLGFLGGLDEPSPVPQSEINRMLGTAEVTELEDNIDIPYTVDEMVKVTDGPFSGFSGVIEEVNADKHKLKVMVKIFGRKTPLELGFMQVEKEG comes from the coding sequence ATGGCTGAAACAGGAAATAAATGGTATGTGCTTCGCGCTGTTAGTGGAAAAGAGGCTAAGTTGAAAGAATACATCGAAGCTGAAATGAAACACAACGAGTTGCTCAACACGCATGTCTCTCAGGTTTTAATACCAACAGAGAAACATGCTTCCTTGTGTAATGGCAAAAGAGTGGTTAAGGAGAAAATTTCTCTCCCTGGCTATATCTTTGTTGAGGCTAAGCTTGTTGGTGATGTTGCGCATACTTTGCGCTTTATCCCTAACTGTTTAGGTTTCCTTGGAGGATTAGATGAACCGTCACCCGTTCCACAGTCTGAAATCAACCGTATGCTCGGTACTGCCGAGGTAACAGAATTAGAGGATAACATTGATATCCCTTATACTGTTGACGAAATGGTAAAGGTTACAGATGGTCCATTCAGTGGCTTTAGCGGTGTTATCGAAGAGGTAAATGCTGATAAACACAAACTGAAAGTGATGGTTAAGATCTTCGGACGTAAAACTCCGCTAGAACTCGGTTTTATGCAAGTTGAAAAGGAAGGTTAG
- the secE gene encoding preprotein translocase subunit SecE gives MFKKIVNYCKACYDELAHKTTWPTRAELTHSAMVVLSASLVIALVVFAMDSVFRFVMSTIYPN, from the coding sequence ATGTTTAAAAAGATAGTAAATTATTGCAAGGCTTGTTATGACGAGCTTGCGCATAAAACTACTTGGCCGACACGTGCCGAACTTACTCACAGTGCAATGGTTGTATTATCTGCTTCCCTTGTCATTGCTCTTGTGGTGTTCGCAATGGACAGTGTGTTTAGGTTTGTGATGAGTACAATCTATCCAAATTAA